One window from the genome of Prosthecobacter vanneervenii encodes:
- a CDS encoding GNAT family N-acetyltransferase, translating to MTPVLNDAFICDSVPPEVMDQVWAAGWRHFGRYFFRYSTQPAPEGGLQTITPLRIDLAACTFTKSQRRVLNKNTGLRSEIAPAAIDSDLRALFQRHKQRFTHNIPDTLETFLGPDPSHGPCECRMIRVFDGPRLIAASFFDVGQQAASSIYGLFEPECSKRSLGIYTLLLEIQHCQTSGLRWLYPGYATREPSVYDYKKQFRGMEYLEWSSGEWVPLM from the coding sequence ATGACGCCCGTCCTCAACGATGCATTCATCTGCGATTCCGTGCCTCCCGAGGTCATGGACCAGGTGTGGGCGGCAGGGTGGCGTCATTTTGGCCGGTACTTCTTCCGCTACAGCACCCAGCCGGCCCCGGAGGGCGGGCTGCAGACCATCACCCCGCTGCGCATCGATCTCGCAGCCTGCACCTTCACCAAAAGCCAGCGCCGCGTGCTCAACAAAAACACCGGCCTGCGCAGCGAGATCGCCCCCGCCGCCATCGACTCCGACCTGCGCGCCCTCTTCCAGCGCCACAAGCAGCGCTTCACCCACAACATCCCCGACACCCTCGAAACCTTTCTCGGCCCCGATCCCTCCCACGGCCCCTGCGAGTGCCGCATGATCCGCGTCTTCGACGGCCCACGGCTCATCGCCGCCAGCTTCTTCGATGTCGGCCAGCAGGCCGCCTCCAGCATCTACGGCCTTTTTGAACCCGAATGCTCCAAACGAAGCCTCGGCATCTACACCCTGCTGCTGGAAATCCAGCACTGCCAGACTTCAGGCCTCCGCTGGCTTTACCCCGGCTACGCCACCCGCGAACCCAGCGTGTATGACTACAAGAAGCAGTTTCGCGGCATGGAGTATCTGGAGTGGAGCTCGGGAGAGTGGGTGCCACTCATGTAG
- a CDS encoding sigma-70 family RNA polymerase sigma factor, whose protein sequence is MPPTDHERHRRFLRSFTAHEPAIRAHVRRLVPARADADDIMQEISVVLWEKFDSLAEGADFKPWAFGVARYEVLAWLRDRGRDRLVLDEEVVSKIAEETTALEPVLERQREALEHCMQKVPADQRGLLMQAYQPESSIQEVAQNSGRSVPGFYQWLHRMRQKLLECIRRVLAEEAAS, encoded by the coding sequence ATGCCTCCCACCGACCACGAACGCCACCGCCGCTTCCTGCGCAGCTTCACAGCGCACGAGCCCGCCATCCGCGCCCATGTGCGTCGGCTGGTGCCCGCACGGGCGGATGCGGACGACATCATGCAGGAGATCAGCGTCGTCCTGTGGGAGAAATTTGACTCCCTGGCTGAAGGCGCAGACTTCAAGCCCTGGGCTTTCGGCGTGGCACGCTACGAGGTCCTGGCCTGGCTGAGAGATCGCGGTCGTGACCGCCTCGTGCTGGATGAGGAAGTCGTCTCCAAGATCGCCGAGGAAACCACCGCCCTGGAGCCTGTGCTGGAGCGCCAGCGCGAGGCCTTGGAGCACTGCATGCAAAAAGTGCCCGCAGACCAACGCGGACTCCTCATGCAGGCCTACCAGCCCGAGTCCAGCATCCAGGAAGTTGCGCAAAACAGCGGGCGCAGCGTGCCCGGCTTTTACCAGTGGCTGCACCGCATGCGGCAGAAGCTGCTGGAGTGCATCCGCCGCGTTTTGGCAGAGGAGGCCGCCTCATGA
- a CDS encoding class I SAM-dependent methyltransferase: protein MPPTVLQESHTVRKNDFAPLIECDDLLRELIACGGPMPSDYAHMNRALRRLGDAVKAGVIAREDVIAYSHDITSRHLEGTMQARALGKKYGYSGDFEIIEAIYTMQIAQEPHLRRWDLYFHSQAAPNAVRNRKAYFHQLLNSHSAGRARTPLNVLNVASGPARDVREWVLDNPECEVFFDCVDAEAHAIERARKLCAPFGKRVEFYHRNVLRFLPTKGYELVWSAGLFDYLTDRTFVFLLKALMAVTKRGGEVVVGNFSDYNPSRDYMELLGDWVLHHRTSDQLRALALEAGAPADSIEVMWEPEGVNLFLHIRR from the coding sequence ATGCCGCCCACTGTCCTCCAAGAAAGCCATACCGTTCGCAAGAACGACTTTGCGCCGTTGATCGAGTGTGATGATCTGCTGCGCGAGCTTATCGCCTGCGGTGGCCCCATGCCGAGCGATTATGCACACATGAACCGTGCGCTGAGGCGGCTTGGTGATGCGGTAAAGGCTGGAGTGATCGCTCGGGAAGACGTGATCGCCTACTCTCACGACATCACCAGCCGACATCTGGAGGGCACCATGCAAGCCCGGGCGCTGGGCAAGAAATACGGCTACAGCGGTGATTTTGAGATTATTGAGGCCATTTACACCATGCAGATCGCGCAGGAGCCGCATCTGCGGCGCTGGGATCTCTACTTCCACTCCCAGGCGGCACCGAATGCCGTGCGCAACCGCAAGGCCTACTTTCACCAGCTGCTCAATTCCCACTCTGCTGGGCGCGCCCGGACGCCCCTGAATGTGCTGAATGTGGCCAGCGGCCCTGCCCGGGATGTGCGTGAGTGGGTGCTGGACAATCCCGAGTGCGAGGTGTTCTTCGACTGCGTGGACGCCGAGGCGCATGCCATCGAGCGTGCGCGGAAGCTGTGCGCTCCATTTGGAAAGAGGGTGGAGTTTTACCATCGCAACGTGCTGCGCTTTCTGCCCACCAAGGGGTATGAGCTGGTGTGGTCGGCCGGCTTGTTCGACTACCTCACGGATCGCACCTTTGTCTTTCTGCTCAAGGCGCTCATGGCCGTGACCAAGCGCGGCGGGGAAGTGGTGGTGGGGAATTTCTCCGACTACAACCCCAGCCGCGACTACATGGAGCTGCTGGGAGACTGGGTGCTGCACCACCGTACGAGCGATCAACTCCGCGCCCTGGCCTTGGAGGCCGGAGCACCTGCCGACTCGATCGAGGTGATGTGGGAACCGGAGGGGGTGAATCTGTTTTTGCACATCCGAAGGTAG